AACGTTTAGTGGCTCAGTTGATATTAAAAACGCGGCTAAACCTTCGCCCACGATCGCACCTACAGGCCCTTCTGCTACTTGTAACATAGTGTGATTATTTAGTTCACTGGCTTGTTCAATTAAAACTTGGCTGTCTAATGCAATGATTAATGTGCCATCTTCTAATGTGTCAAGAGCAGGTAGGGTGTCGGTGTAAGTAATGCATTGAGAAGCGCTGCTTGAAATAGTTTCACTATCAAATGCTGTTGATACAAGATCTGTAATGACATTTGAATTGACTGAATTGGCGCTAGCTTCAACTTCTTCTGCTTTATCTTCTTCTGTCTTTACTATTGGTAATGGACTAACAATTAATATTTTAGCTATTGCAATGTGGTGCGCGTTGCAATATTTACTAGCACGCGTAATTCCTTCTTCCAACAGCATTAATAATCGAGAGCTACGGTCTAGGTTTGTTAGTGCTTCAATTTCTACACTTAAGTAGGAACTAATTAATGAGTCGTCAATTTTAACTGCGCTACTAGCAGGTGTTGCGAATAGCATATTTGTTTCTACTGCACCGTAAAAAGCAGGTAAATTGCAACCAGCCGCGTTCACTGTTGCGATGCATGATACATTTATCATTTAACCTTACCCTCTGCCGTATTATTTGCCGTGTTATTTTGTGCGAGCTTAGCTAATTGCTGCTTTAGTTTTTCTGGGGGTTGTATATAAAAAGCGTCGCTCTTGCCAATTTTCGATATCGGCTGAGAATATCGCCAAATTAAATCAAACCGCTGTGATTCGATATCTATCACCAGGGTATCGCAAACCATATCTAGGTAAGAAAAATGATCGTCACAACCCAATACTAACGAAGGAGGTAGAAACGGTAGCTTTAATTCGATTTCAGACTGATATTCCTGATTAGGCAAAAAGCCACGTAATACAAGCGAGCACCCTTCACAAAACGTATTCTTTATTTGTTGATCTTGCGGTGCATAATTGAATAAATTTTCTGGTTGTAAAGCAGAAAAAGGATATTCCCCTTTCATTAGTGCTGCTTCATCAATCTCTGGTTGTAACGACAACCTAGGCTCCCAAAAAAGAGGGATGGGCCCATAACCTGCTGGAGATATGGTTTTATCAGGGTGTTTTTGAAAGTCGTTCGGATATTCAACGCGTGGTAACTCAACGCCTTTTGCGTGGCGACTTTTCAGCTTATATCCCCTACCCGCTGGATTGAGTTCAAATAGTTTTGGTGGTTTTTCAGGGTTTCGCTCATCAATTACAGTGCCGCCATAAGTGGAC
This is a stretch of genomic DNA from Flocculibacter collagenilyticus. It encodes these proteins:
- a CDS encoding DUF2169 family type VI secretion system accessory protein yields the protein MLHNFTNWESNTCENWNQTSEKVITVVVKQSFEFDEQGNVFPCESSEPIVQFDDFSGEPTSSSLVCANEMVAFKQGFELYGNFVAYPPKDTPAKVIEVKVALIQTSDQGQKELINKVLRVTGKRVWKKGFLGAVASDPEPITQQVINYESTYGGTVIDERNPEKPPKLFELNPAGRGYKLKSRHAKGVELPRVEYPNDFQKHPDKTISPAGYGPIPLFWEPRLSLQPEIDEAALMKGEYPFSALQPENLFNYAPQDQQIKNTFCEGCSLVLRGFLPNQEYQSEIELKLPFLPPSLVLGCDDHFSYLDMVCDTLVIDIESQRFDLIWRYSQPISKIGKSDAFYIQPPEKLKQQLAKLAQNNTANNTAEGKVK